ACAAGCTCATTTCGGGTTCGTTCGGCACCCTCGGCGTCATCGCCGAAGCGACGCTGAAAGTCGCTCCGCTTCCGGAGACGGAGAACGTCGTCGTCGCACGATTCCGCAGCGCGGTGAGCGCATCGGCGATCGCGCGCGCGGTCGCGACCTCGCCGCTCTTCCCCATGGCGATCGTTCTGGTCGACGACGCGTGCGCCCGCCGCGTCGGCGCGTTGCTCGCCCACGCGTCGACCGGCTCTTGGCTGCTGCTCATCCGCTGCGGCGGAAACAGGCGGTCGGTGGCGCGACAGGTCTCCGACCTCACGAAAGCGTGCGAAGCGACAGGCGCGGACTCCGTTGACATCCTCGATCACGTGGCGACGCCACGCGCGTGGAGCGACATACGCGAACTGTCGGGCGGAGCGCCGTTCGACGCTCAGCGCTTTGTCGTTCTGAAGACGACGTCGCTGCCCACCGACACGCCCGCCGCGATCGCCGACGCTCGAAACCGATGGCCGGCCGCCGAACTGAGCGCACAACCCGCATCGGGCATCGTGTACGCGCATATCCCGGTTTCGGATCTTGCTCCGCCGGCCGGCGCGAACGGTGAGGCGCCGCATGTGGAGCCGCTTCATCGAGCTTACACGCGCGCCGGTTGGAGCGCGATCGTCTTGTCGGGGCCGCCATCGTCGCTCCCGCCGTACGTCACGGCGCCGTCGGCACCGACGCGTTTGTTCAGAGCGGTCAAAGCCGCCCTCGATCCTGCTGGGACGCTCGATCCAGGCCGGCTGCCGGGCGGCGTATGACTGCACCGGCACAGCCGCACGGCATCGGCACGTGCACGCGCTGCGGACTTTGCCAACAAGCGTGCCCGACGTATCGCGACTGGCGACTCGAGGCGGACTCGCCGCGTGGACGCGTCGAGATCGTCGAGCGCATCGCGGGAGGGGAGCGGCCGGATGCAGCGATGGCCGAGCATCTCTACGCGTGTCTCGGCTGCCGCGCGTGCGAGACCGCGTGTCCGTCGGGTGTGCCCTTCGGCGATCTCCTCGAATTCGGCCGCGGTGAAGTCGAACGCGCCGGTACGATCGCGCCGGAGCGCGGCGGCTGGCGGACGTTCCGCTCGCTCATGTTCGAGCGCATCCTTCCATCGCGAGCGCTGTTCGGCGCGATGATGATGCCGGCGAAAGTCTTGCGCCACATGCCGACGCTCGCGCGTCTGCTGCGGTCGCTTCCGATGTCGGGCGGCGCGCGGCGCGCACTCGCGATGGCGTCGATCGATACCCCGGTCGGCAGTGGCCGGTTGTCTGCGCACGCGAAAGCGATCGGCGAACGACGCGCTCGCGTCGCGCTTTTCACCGGCTGCATCATGGAGTCGCTTTTCGGCGGCGTCAACGAAGCGCTCGTCCGCGTCCTGCGTTCGTGCGGTTGCGATGTCGTCGCGCCTTCCGGTCAGTGGTGTTGCGGCGCGCTCAACGTGCACGCCGGCGAGCGGCGGCGAGCGCTTGCCATGGCCCGTCGCAATATCGAAGCGTTCGAGCGCTCGGACGCCGAGGCGATCGTCGTCGATTCGGCGGGTTGCGGCGCGCACATGAAGTCGTACGGCCAGCCTCTCGAAGGCGAGCCCGCATTCGCCGATCGCGCCGCCGCGTTCGCCGCTAAGATCGTCGACGCGACCGAGTACCTCGATCGGATCGGCGTGATCATGGACCGCGCGCCCTCCGCGCGCCGCGTCACGTATCAAGACGCCTGCCATCTCGCGCACGGACAGAAGGTCCGTCAGGCGCCGCGGGCGCTGCTGCGGGCCATGCCGGGGATCGAATTCATCGAGCTGCCTGACGCAGACCGCTGTTGCGGCGCAGCCGGCGTATATTCGCTCACCCACCCGGCTATGTCGCAGCGCGTTCTCGACGAAAAGCTTGCGAAGATCGCGCAGACCGGTGCCGACACGGTCGCGGTGACGAACCCAGGCTGTCACCTTCAGCTCGCGCCCGCACTCGCACAGCGCGGCGTCCGCGTCCGTCATGTCGTCGAGCTTGTCGACGAGGCGATACGTCACTCGTCCCGAGGGACGGCCTTTTAGGCAGCCTCCTCGCCGCCACGACCAGCCGCCACTGCCGATAACTTCATTATACCTTCGCAACACTCGTCGCGCTGAGGGAATACCGGACGTTGCCTTCGCGAGTTCCGCATCTGCAGCCGGCCCCTCCGGCGCCATCGACGCCGCGCTCTAAGCCGCCGCCGCTCGCGTCGCTCATCCGCGTCGCTTCGACCGCGGGCCACGACGAATTTTTCAAGCACCTTCACGCAGCGCTGCGACGCGAGGTCGGACACTGCGATCTCAGCGTCTGTCAGCTCGACGGCGCCGGCGCCGGCTTCATCACCCGCTACTCACGCGCCGACGATGGCAGCGATTTCGATCCCATCATCACCGCGGTCGATGCGTTCGCTCTGCTCTCGTCGAGCGACGCGTGGCGACAAGGCACGAACGGGCGGTTCGTCGTGCCGTTGCG
The Candidatus Eremiobacteraceae bacterium genome window above contains:
- a CDS encoding FAD-binding oxidoreductase; the protein is MKRTKVLRSIPFDLSLRDALGERLRVLPGDCARYPVSGVTPKSVALPRDAKETALALEAATAEGAIVVVRGAGTKSHRQPPPRTVEVVLDTSALDTVVEHAPEDLTVTVGGGTPLVKVEALLRARGQFWPCDAPFAASSTVGGTIASNAHGALRLRYGALREQILGALIATPDGALVRTGARVVKSVAGYDSHKLISGSFGTLGVIAEATLKVAPLPETENVVVARFRSAVSASAIARAVATSPLFPMAIVLVDDACARRVGALLAHASTGSWLLLIRCGGNRRSVARQVSDLTKACEATGADSVDILDHVATPRAWSDIRELSGGAPFDAQRFVVLKTTSLPTDTPAAIADARNRWPAAELSAQPASGIVYAHIPVSDLAPPAGANGEAPHVEPLHRAYTRAGWSAIVLSGPPSSLPPYVTAPSAPTRLFRAVKAALDPAGTLDPGRLPGGV
- a CDS encoding (Fe-S)-binding protein is translated as MTAPAQPHGIGTCTRCGLCQQACPTYRDWRLEADSPRGRVEIVERIAGGERPDAAMAEHLYACLGCRACETACPSGVPFGDLLEFGRGEVERAGTIAPERGGWRTFRSLMFERILPSRALFGAMMMPAKVLRHMPTLARLLRSLPMSGGARRALAMASIDTPVGSGRLSAHAKAIGERRARVALFTGCIMESLFGGVNEALVRVLRSCGCDVVAPSGQWCCGALNVHAGERRRALAMARRNIEAFERSDAEAIVVDSAGCGAHMKSYGQPLEGEPAFADRAAAFAAKIVDATEYLDRIGVIMDRAPSARRVTYQDACHLAHGQKVRQAPRALLRAMPGIEFIELPDADRCCGAAGVYSLTHPAMSQRVLDEKLAKIAQTGADTVAVTNPGCHLQLAPALAQRGVRVRHVVELVDEAIRHSSRGTAF